From the Nocardiopsis changdeensis genome, one window contains:
- a CDS encoding NAD(P)H-quinone oxidoreductase — protein sequence MHAILITEPGGPEVLAWSQVPDPVPGDGEVLVDVAATAVNRADVAQRQGTYPPPPGASEYPGLECSGTILELGPGTEGSGWAVGDRVCALLSGGGYAEKVAVPVGQLLPIPAGVDLVEAAALPEVACTVWSNLVMVGGLRSGETVLLHGGGSGIGTFAIQFARTLGARVAVTAGSPEKLAACRELGAEITIDHRTEDFAARMREAGGADLILDIIGGSYLDANLRSLTTGGRLVIIGLMGGRSGEADLGRMLAKRLSVHATTLRSRPRDEKSAIVAGVLEQVWPLVEQGAIRPVVDRVLPMRNAAEAHDVMESSAHTGKILLTR from the coding sequence ATGCACGCGATCCTTATCACCGAACCGGGCGGACCCGAGGTCCTGGCCTGGTCCCAGGTCCCCGATCCCGTTCCCGGCGACGGGGAGGTCCTCGTCGACGTGGCCGCCACCGCGGTCAACCGCGCCGACGTCGCCCAACGGCAGGGCACCTACCCGCCGCCGCCGGGGGCGTCCGAATACCCGGGGCTGGAGTGCTCCGGAACCATCCTGGAACTGGGCCCGGGCACCGAGGGCTCCGGATGGGCGGTGGGCGACCGGGTGTGCGCCCTGCTGTCCGGCGGCGGCTACGCCGAGAAGGTGGCCGTGCCGGTCGGCCAGCTGCTCCCGATCCCCGCGGGCGTGGACCTGGTCGAGGCCGCGGCCCTGCCCGAGGTCGCCTGCACCGTGTGGTCGAACCTGGTCATGGTGGGCGGCCTGCGCAGCGGCGAGACCGTGCTCCTGCACGGCGGCGGCAGCGGCATCGGCACGTTCGCGATCCAGTTCGCCCGCACCCTGGGGGCCCGGGTGGCCGTCACCGCGGGCAGCCCGGAGAAGCTGGCGGCCTGCCGGGAGCTGGGCGCGGAGATCACCATCGACCACCGCACCGAGGACTTCGCCGCCCGGATGCGCGAGGCCGGGGGCGCCGACCTGATCCTCGACATCATCGGCGGCTCCTACCTCGACGCCAACCTGCGCTCCCTGACCACCGGCGGCCGCCTCGTGATCATCGGGCTGATGGGCGGCCGCTCCGGCGAGGCCGACCTGGGCCGCATGCTCGCCAAGCGCCTCTCCGTGCACGCCACGACCCTGCGCTCGCGCCCCCGGGACGAGAAGTCGGCCATCGTCGCGGGAGTACTGGAGCAGGTATGGCCGTTGGTAGAACAAGGAGCCATCCGCCCCGTCGTGGACCGCGTCCTACCGATGCGGAACGCGGCGGAGGCGCACGACGTCATGGAATCGAGCGCGCACACCGGCAAGATCCTGCTCACCCGCTGA
- a CDS encoding SSI family serine proteinase inhibitor → MAQHTIATALPTRLAALAALGLLLTACGNEPAEVGAPAPGSDESSPSAPDQDAPSAEEEGTESPQEAPEGGSATELTIERSLSDEGGLSPESGFEEGVWTLTCSPEGGDHPDPEAACAEIGEVGTDPFLLDTTDMMCTMQIGGPEVVRVTGHIGDTEVDTEFNKSNGCEIDRFADVEAVINP, encoded by the coding sequence ATGGCTCAGCACACCATCGCGACGGCCCTGCCGACCCGCCTCGCCGCGCTCGCGGCCCTCGGCCTGCTCCTGACGGCCTGCGGCAACGAGCCCGCCGAGGTGGGCGCCCCGGCGCCCGGGTCCGACGAATCCAGTCCCTCCGCCCCCGACCAGGATGCCCCCTCCGCGGAGGAGGAGGGTACCGAATCCCCCCAGGAGGCGCCCGAGGGCGGCTCCGCCACCGAACTGACCATCGAGCGCTCCCTCAGCGACGAGGGCGGCCTCTCCCCCGAATCCGGCTTCGAGGAGGGGGTGTGGACGCTCACCTGCTCCCCCGAGGGCGGCGACCACCCCGACCCGGAGGCCGCGTGCGCGGAGATCGGGGAGGTCGGGACCGACCCGTTCCTGCTCGACACCACCGACATGATGTGCACGATGCAGATCGGCGGGCCCGAGGTGGTCCGGGTGACCGGCCACATCGGCGACACCGAGGTCGACACCGAGTTCAACAAGAGCAACGGCTGCGAGATCGACCGCTTCGCCGACGTCGAGGCCGTCATCAACCCCTGA
- a CDS encoding bacterial proteasome activator family protein: MSNTDDPNEQPKVLVMGADPHADDDGNEEPRTLADMVEQPAKVMRIGSMIRQLLEEVKAAPLDEASRTRLKEIHTSSIKELEDGLAPELIEELDRLTLPFADGSAPSEAELRIAQAQLVGWLEGLFHGIQTTLFAQQMAARAQLENMRKALPPGVAGLQAEQGQGRAPGREDGSSGLYL, encoded by the coding sequence ATGAGCAATACGGACGATCCGAACGAGCAGCCCAAGGTCCTGGTCATGGGTGCGGACCCGCACGCGGACGACGACGGGAACGAGGAGCCCCGCACGCTCGCGGACATGGTGGAGCAGCCCGCCAAGGTGATGCGGATCGGCAGCATGATCCGCCAGCTCCTGGAGGAGGTCAAGGCGGCGCCCCTCGACGAGGCCAGCCGCACCCGCCTCAAGGAGATCCACACGTCCTCCATCAAGGAGCTGGAGGACGGCCTGGCGCCGGAGCTGATCGAGGAGCTGGACCGCCTCACCCTGCCGTTCGCGGACGGCAGCGCCCCCAGTGAGGCCGAGCTGCGCATCGCGCAGGCCCAGCTGGTGGGCTGGCTGGAGGGCCTGTTCCACGGGATCCAGACCACCCTGTTCGCCCAGCAGATGGCGGCCCGCGCCCAGCTGGAGAACATGCGCAAGGCCCTGCCCCCGGGCGTCGCGGGCCTGCAGGCCGAGCAGGGCCAGGGCCGGGCGCCGGGCCGCGAGGACGGCAGCTCCGGGCTCTACCTGTAG
- a CDS encoding DUF4446 family protein, whose product MFTMILAVTGVLTGLGGLALGGYALARARAIDADTRVLAQRAAASAQVGGTDPLAVRDMAVLHYDALEEMSGARSFSLALLNGDGDGVVVTSINGRTESRTYAKAVVRGESETLLSPEEYRVVRAARLGEGIGTTVPAPRVSGPVVAEDAEDPVTVVPDPEAPEPGGEAVEKGDAEPAEEKRDIVAVPDIDADDTDPRPRTGLRRAPAPRSGPE is encoded by the coding sequence ATGTTCACCATGATCCTGGCCGTCACGGGCGTGCTCACGGGTCTGGGCGGGCTCGCCCTGGGCGGGTACGCGCTGGCCAGGGCCCGCGCCATCGATGCCGACACCCGTGTGCTCGCCCAACGCGCCGCCGCCTCCGCACAGGTCGGCGGCACCGACCCGCTCGCCGTGCGCGACATGGCGGTGCTCCACTACGACGCCCTGGAGGAGATGTCCGGGGCGCGCTCCTTCTCCCTCGCCCTGCTCAACGGCGACGGCGACGGAGTGGTCGTCACCTCCATCAACGGCCGGACCGAGTCGCGCACCTACGCCAAGGCCGTGGTGCGCGGCGAGTCCGAGACCCTGCTCAGCCCGGAGGAGTACCGCGTCGTGCGGGCCGCCCGGCTGGGCGAGGGCATCGGCACGACCGTGCCCGCCCCGCGGGTCTCCGGCCCGGTGGTCGCCGAGGACGCCGAGGACCCGGTCACCGTCGTCCCCGACCCCGAGGCCCCGGAGCCCGGCGGGGAGGCCGTGGAGAAGGGGGACGCCGAGCCGGCCGAGGAGAAGAGGGACATCGTCGCGGTGCCCGACATCGACGCCGACGACACCGACCCGCGGCCCCGCACGGGCCTGCGCAGGGCGCCCGCGCCGCGCAGCGGCCCCGAGTGA
- a CDS encoding TenA family protein translates to MGITERLHEIGRPMVAEQLAHPTVAGIARGDLDDRAFRYWLEQDHLYLLDYARAFSRLAWQAPDAHLADLVGIAHSTLNEELELHRSLSGEFGADLTTRDKGPACAAYTAWIIDAAADYRDGLAAVYPCMWGYNRLGIALARNRPDEPRYRRWVDTYADPGFTELTERYGRMLEEADPDPERAERFFSEGMRHELAFWDTPYTG, encoded by the coding sequence CAGCTCGCGCACCCGACCGTCGCCGGCATCGCCCGCGGCGACCTCGACGACCGCGCCTTCCGCTACTGGCTGGAGCAGGACCACCTTTACCTGCTCGACTACGCCCGCGCCTTCTCCCGGCTGGCCTGGCAGGCGCCCGACGCGCACCTCGCCGACCTGGTGGGCATCGCGCACAGCACCCTCAACGAGGAGCTGGAACTGCACCGCTCCCTGTCCGGGGAGTTCGGCGCCGACCTCACCACGCGCGACAAGGGCCCGGCCTGCGCCGCCTACACCGCGTGGATCATCGACGCCGCGGCCGACTACCGCGACGGCCTCGCCGCCGTCTACCCGTGCATGTGGGGCTACAACCGATTGGGCATCGCCCTGGCCCGGAACCGGCCGGACGAACCGCGCTACCGCCGCTGGGTGGACACCTACGCCGACCCCGGGTTCACCGAGCTGACCGAGCGGTACGGGCGGATGCTGGAGGAGGCGGACCCCGACCCCGAGCGCGCCGAGCGCTTCTTCAGCGAGGGCATGCGCCACGAGCTCGCCTTCTGGGACACCCCGTACACCGGCTGA
- the pheA gene encoding prephenate dehydratase, which translates to MPNRYAYLGPEGTFTEAALRALRPDAPAAARVPCEGVAAVFDAVRSGAVEGGVVPLENSVEGGVTSTIAELINGEPLVISGETAVPVEFALFARPGVTLHDVKTVATHPHALAQCRGWLARHLPDAETHTVSSTAAAARSVSEPGAPYDAAICAVIAGERYGLHALATGVGDRADAATRFIYLSRPGRPTAPTGADLTSVVAFIADDHPGALIEVLTQFAVRGVNLTRLESRPTGDGLGSYCFCIDAEGHVADARVGEALMGLRRVCRDVRFLGSYPRSGRATELDPPLRPRPATEADYAESERWLARIRSGGVD; encoded by the coding sequence ATGCCCAACCGTTACGCCTACCTCGGCCCCGAGGGCACCTTCACCGAGGCCGCGCTGCGGGCCCTGCGCCCCGACGCGCCCGCCGCCGCGCGCGTCCCCTGCGAGGGGGTCGCCGCGGTCTTCGACGCCGTCCGCTCCGGCGCGGTCGAGGGCGGCGTCGTGCCCCTGGAGAACTCGGTCGAGGGTGGTGTCACCTCCACCATCGCCGAGCTCATCAACGGCGAGCCCCTGGTCATCAGCGGAGAGACCGCGGTCCCGGTGGAGTTCGCGCTGTTCGCGCGGCCCGGCGTCACGCTGCACGACGTCAAGACGGTGGCCACCCACCCGCACGCCCTGGCCCAGTGCCGGGGCTGGCTGGCGCGGCACCTGCCCGACGCCGAGACGCACACCGTCTCGTCCACGGCCGCCGCCGCCCGCAGCGTCTCCGAGCCCGGCGCGCCCTACGACGCCGCCATCTGCGCCGTCATCGCCGGCGAGCGCTACGGGCTGCACGCCCTGGCCACCGGGGTGGGCGACCGCGCCGACGCCGCGACCCGGTTCATCTACCTGTCCCGGCCGGGCCGCCCGACCGCGCCGACCGGCGCCGACCTGACATCGGTGGTCGCGTTCATCGCCGACGACCACCCGGGCGCGCTCATCGAGGTCCTCACCCAGTTCGCGGTGCGCGGGGTCAACCTCACCCGGCTGGAGTCGCGCCCCACCGGCGACGGGCTGGGCAGCTACTGCTTCTGCATCGACGCGGAGGGGCACGTGGCCGACGCGCGCGTCGGCGAGGCCCTCATGGGGCTGCGCCGGGTCTGCCGCGACGTCCGCTTCCTGGGCAGCTACCCGCGCAGCGGGCGGGCCACCGAGCTCGACCCGCCGCTGCGCCCCCGCCCCGCCACCGAGGCCGACTACGCCGAGTCGGAGCGGTGGCTGGCGCGGATCCGCTCCGGCGGCGTCGACTGA
- a CDS encoding glycosyltransferase → MTRGGVGGPGAAGVAVVIAAKDEEARVGRTVAAVRALPGVDLVVVVDDGSTDRTSEVALEAGARVLRHNRNRGKGAAMETGAEGVRLIEEHEEGADGIRPPRHLLFLDADLEASAAGAAPLVEPVVEGKADMAIALFPATRLRLGGHGFVVRLARGGVRRATGWEPEQPLNGQRCITRAAFEAARPLAPGFGVETGLTIDVLRAGLRVIEVEVPLEHRATGTDLRAQLHRAHQFVDVLRALAARRVRPAVRRVLSGGRGRRG, encoded by the coding sequence GTGACACGGGGGGGAGTCGGCGGACCCGGAGCGGCGGGGGTCGCCGTGGTGATCGCGGCCAAGGACGAGGAGGCCCGCGTCGGGCGCACCGTGGCCGCCGTCCGGGCGCTGCCCGGGGTCGACCTGGTCGTCGTCGTCGACGACGGGTCCACGGACCGCACCTCGGAGGTGGCCCTGGAGGCCGGCGCCCGGGTGCTCCGGCACAACCGCAACCGGGGCAAGGGCGCGGCGATGGAGACCGGGGCCGAGGGCGTCCGGCTCATCGAGGAGCACGAGGAGGGCGCCGACGGGATCCGCCCGCCCCGGCACCTGCTCTTCCTCGACGCCGACCTGGAGGCGTCCGCAGCCGGGGCGGCACCGCTGGTGGAGCCGGTCGTCGAGGGCAAGGCCGACATGGCCATCGCGCTGTTCCCGGCCACCCGGCTGCGCCTGGGCGGCCACGGGTTCGTGGTGCGCCTGGCCCGCGGCGGCGTGCGCCGGGCGACCGGGTGGGAGCCCGAGCAGCCGCTCAACGGACAGCGCTGCATCACCCGCGCCGCGTTCGAGGCGGCCCGGCCGCTCGCCCCGGGGTTCGGGGTGGAGACCGGGCTGACCATCGACGTGCTGCGCGCCGGGCTGCGAGTGATCGAGGTCGAGGTGCCCCTGGAGCACCGGGCCACCGGCACCGACCTGCGCGCCCAGCTGCACCGGGCGCACCAGTTTGTCGACGTGCTGCGGGCGCTGGCCGCCCGCCGGGTGCGGCCCGCCGTACGGCGTGTCCTGTCCGGAGGCCGTGGCCGGCGGGGATAG
- a CDS encoding rhodanese-like domain-containing protein: protein MFGNVPEVGVTEVPEDGYLLDVRENDEWEAGHAPTAVHIPLGLLNTRAGEIPQDRKVYVVCRAGGRSAQAVAALNNAGWNTVNVAGGMQSWERAGLDMEAGSDAEPRVI, encoded by the coding sequence ATGTTCGGCAACGTGCCCGAGGTCGGCGTCACCGAGGTGCCCGAGGACGGCTACCTGCTCGACGTACGCGAGAACGACGAGTGGGAGGCGGGCCACGCGCCCACCGCCGTGCACATCCCGCTCGGCCTGCTCAACACCCGGGCCGGCGAGATCCCGCAGGACCGCAAGGTGTACGTGGTCTGCCGCGCGGGCGGCCGCTCGGCCCAGGCCGTGGCCGCGCTCAACAACGCGGGCTGGAACACGGTCAACGTCGCCGGCGGCATGCAGTCCTGGGAGCGCGCCGGACTGGACATGGAGGCCGGCTCCGACGCCGAACCGAGGGTGATCTGA
- a CDS encoding ATP-binding protein, with protein sequence MSSERAPLSAEAVLASSADAVVGLDSELRVFLWNPAAERLFGWRAREVLGGALPIVPAELKAEHGAVLEQVRAGPSLTIHSRRVRNDGTPIDVRISTAALPADGGGHAGWVLTLYPTDNEAQAHTAAMERARLVRRLTDVVVDINADLSLQSVLDRISSAITELTGADAGGFVLLNEDRVELVSITRLSDELQGYSAPLETSLFGELLRSGKSVLLANEDTRGLQDLVWADLPGLHTIALCASNVHGRPYGGLYALYSQRRVGHVELELLELLAAHAGVAIGNAMAYEELNHQRVHEQAVADSSADGIAVLDFGGRVRKWNRSAVELTGYPAEVVEGRHPPFPIPACHGRPIKHRLKDGRWLEILMARIPRTHEWVVDFRDITAQKAMEDEREAFLATTGHELRTPITAIHGFATTLIRKWSRMSSEAQREAVGNIVDRSTALTLLVERLSLGSDASRGELDVNPVPFELPRVLRQAVMTFRSLSDRHDVVLSAPEGLPTVFADPLATGIIMDQLLDNSIKFSPEGGTVHVAVAVEGDAVAVSVDDDGPGLRPGDEERVFDRFFQGGVRGDRRRFGGLGLGLYIVRKLAQDQGGDVTARRLERGTRMCFTLPLHRGEGPGPLGDGDDGAVVEPPGVAAVRVGVTGREAPQGPPAPQESPKISTGPEPLPRQRSTRPKAGRPV encoded by the coding sequence GTGAGTTCCGAGCGCGCGCCCCTCAGCGCCGAAGCCGTGCTGGCCTCGTCGGCGGACGCGGTGGTCGGTCTCGACAGCGAACTCCGGGTGTTCCTGTGGAACCCGGCGGCCGAGCGACTGTTCGGCTGGCGGGCCCGCGAGGTGCTCGGGGGCGCGCTGCCGATCGTCCCCGCGGAGCTGAAGGCCGAACACGGCGCGGTGCTCGAACAGGTGCGCGCCGGCCCCTCCCTCACCATTCACAGCCGTCGCGTGCGCAACGACGGCACCCCGATCGACGTGCGGATCAGCACCGCTGCGCTGCCCGCCGACGGCGGCGGGCACGCCGGCTGGGTGCTCACCCTCTACCCCACGGACAACGAGGCGCAGGCGCACACCGCCGCCATGGAGCGCGCCCGCCTGGTGCGCCGCCTCACCGACGTGGTCGTCGACATCAACGCCGACCTGAGCCTGCAGTCGGTGCTCGACCGCATCTCCAGCGCCATCACCGAGCTCACCGGGGCCGATGCCGGCGGCTTCGTGCTGCTCAACGAGGACCGGGTGGAGCTGGTGAGCATCACCCGGCTCTCCGACGAGCTCCAGGGTTACAGCGCCCCGCTGGAGACCAGCCTGTTCGGCGAGCTGCTGCGCAGCGGCAAGTCGGTGCTGCTCGCCAACGAGGACACCCGCGGCCTACAGGACCTGGTCTGGGCCGACCTGCCGGGACTGCACACCATCGCCCTGTGCGCCTCCAACGTGCACGGCCGCCCCTACGGCGGCCTGTACGCGCTCTACAGCCAGCGCCGGGTCGGCCACGTCGAGCTCGAACTGCTGGAACTGCTGGCCGCCCACGCCGGGGTGGCCATCGGCAACGCCATGGCCTACGAGGAGCTCAACCACCAGCGGGTCCACGAGCAGGCGGTGGCCGACTCCAGCGCCGACGGCATCGCCGTGCTGGACTTCGGCGGCCGGGTCCGCAAGTGGAACCGCTCCGCCGTCGAGCTGACCGGCTACCCGGCCGAGGTGGTGGAGGGCCGCCACCCGCCGTTCCCGATCCCCGCCTGCCACGGCCGCCCCATCAAGCACCGGCTCAAGGACGGGCGCTGGCTGGAGATCCTCATGGCCCGCATCCCCCGCACCCACGAGTGGGTGGTGGACTTCCGCGACATCACGGCGCAGAAGGCCATGGAGGACGAGCGCGAGGCGTTCCTCGCCACCACCGGCCACGAGCTGCGCACCCCCATCACCGCGATCCACGGGTTCGCCACCACGCTGATCCGCAAGTGGTCGCGGATGAGCTCGGAGGCCCAGCGCGAGGCGGTGGGCAACATCGTGGACCGGTCCACGGCGCTGACCCTGCTGGTGGAGCGGCTCAGCCTCGGCTCCGACGCCTCCCGGGGCGAGCTGGACGTCAACCCGGTCCCGTTCGAGCTGCCCCGCGTGCTGCGCCAGGCCGTGATGACGTTCCGGTCCCTGTCGGACCGGCACGACGTGGTGCTGAGCGCGCCCGAGGGCCTGCCCACCGTGTTCGCCGACCCGCTGGCCACCGGCATCATCATGGACCAGCTGCTGGACAACTCCATCAAGTTCTCCCCCGAGGGCGGCACGGTGCACGTCGCGGTGGCGGTGGAGGGCGACGCCGTCGCGGTCTCCGTGGACGACGACGGCCCCGGCCTGCGCCCGGGAGACGAGGAGCGGGTGTTCGACCGGTTCTTCCAGGGCGGGGTGCGCGGCGACCGGCGGCGTTTCGGCGGCCTGGGATTGGGGCTGTACATCGTGCGGAAACTCGCCCAGGACCAGGGCGGGGACGTCACGGCGCGCAGGCTGGAGCGCGGCACCCGCATGTGCTTCACCCTGCCGCTGCACCGGGGCGAGGGCCCCGGCCCCCTCGGGGACGGCGACGACGGCGCGGTCGTCGAACCGCCCGGGGTGGCGGCGGTCCGGGTCGGCGTGACCGGACGGGAGGCGCCCCAGGGGCCACCCGCGCCCCAGGAGTCGCCGAAAATCTCAACCGGCCCCGAACCCCTTCCACGCCAGCGATCCACGCGCCCCAAGGCCGGCCGACCCGTGTGA
- a CDS encoding MinD/ParA family ATP-binding protein — translation MTGERQTSDSLNAATLVRNRHQGPSGGWRRAVHTATLGLINPGESPKVLRRRELIARACTPVATGHHRVAVLSLKGGVGKTTTTVALGATLASLRGDRVLAVDANPDRGTLSDKVRLETAATIRDLLNERHLVSRYADIRGFTSQAPSRLEILASDRDPAVSEAFGDEDYREVARIVEHFYSICITDCGTGLLHAAMRGVLGLADQVVLVSSASVDGARSASATLDWLEAHGHEGLVRDATVVLSMVRSDSKSSVDLDRLEGHFAARCRAVVRVPWDGHLEEGAEVDLDRLAPATRDAYLRLAATVGEGFARHG, via the coding sequence ATGACCGGGGAGCGGCAGACCTCCGACTCCCTCAACGCCGCCACCCTGGTCCGCAACCGGCACCAGGGCCCCAGCGGCGGCTGGCGGCGCGCCGTGCACACCGCCACCCTGGGGCTCATCAACCCCGGCGAGTCGCCCAAGGTGCTGCGCCGGCGCGAACTCATCGCCCGCGCCTGCACCCCCGTCGCCACCGGCCACCACCGGGTCGCCGTCCTCAGCCTCAAGGGCGGGGTCGGCAAGACCACCACCACGGTCGCCCTCGGCGCCACCCTGGCCTCCCTGCGCGGCGACCGGGTGCTGGCCGTGGACGCCAACCCCGACCGGGGGACCCTCTCCGACAAGGTGCGCCTGGAGACCGCGGCGACCATCCGCGACCTCCTCAACGAGCGCCACCTCGTGTCCCGCTACGCCGACATCCGCGGGTTCACCTCCCAGGCGCCCAGCCGCCTGGAGATCCTCGCCTCCGACCGCGACCCGGCAGTGTCCGAGGCGTTCGGCGACGAGGACTACCGGGAGGTCGCCCGGATCGTCGAGCACTTCTACTCCATCTGCATCACCGACTGCGGGACCGGGCTGCTGCACGCCGCCATGCGCGGCGTCCTGGGCCTGGCCGACCAGGTCGTCCTGGTGAGCTCCGCGTCCGTGGACGGGGCGCGCAGCGCCAGCGCCACCCTCGACTGGCTGGAGGCGCACGGCCACGAGGGGCTGGTGCGCGACGCGACCGTCGTACTGTCCATGGTCCGCTCCGACAGCAAGAGCAGCGTGGACCTCGACCGCCTCGAAGGCCACTTCGCCGCCCGCTGCCGCGCCGTCGTCCGCGTCCCCTGGGACGGCCACCTGGAGGAGGGCGCCGAGGTGGACCTCGACCGGCTCGCACCCGCCACCCGCGACGCCTACCTGCGGCTCGCCGCCACCGTCGGGGAGGGATTCGCCCGCCACGGGTGA
- a CDS encoding ATP-binding protein translates to MSGDHTPFDPGEHPTKVERHVILPYVPTTVMDARRRLGDDLRSLGVAEECIDDAALIISELVSNALRHASPLPTPANPANSVGVAWRAETDASGPGGWLEISVRDGGSTTMPRVADPGTAGLGGRGLGIVQHLAGRWGTEMDATTTTVWAVLDLPAEDVGRAGREAGAEAGTAAPSAGTTGRARDPRAGGPVVSLPFTVHDGGRARGALL, encoded by the coding sequence GTGTCAGGAGATCACACCCCGTTCGACCCGGGGGAGCACCCCACCAAGGTCGAACGGCACGTCATCCTCCCCTACGTCCCCACCACCGTCATGGACGCGCGCCGCCGGCTGGGCGACGACCTGCGCTCCCTGGGCGTCGCCGAGGAGTGCATCGACGACGCCGCCCTCATCATCAGCGAGCTGGTCAGCAACGCGCTGCGCCACGCCAGCCCCCTGCCCACCCCCGCCAACCCGGCCAACAGCGTCGGCGTCGCCTGGCGGGCCGAGACGGACGCCTCCGGCCCCGGCGGCTGGCTGGAGATCTCCGTCCGCGACGGCGGCTCCACCACCATGCCCCGGGTCGCCGACCCGGGTACCGCCGGCCTGGGCGGGCGCGGACTGGGGATCGTCCAGCACCTGGCCGGGCGCTGGGGCACCGAGATGGACGCGACCACCACCACGGTCTGGGCCGTCCTGGACCTGCCCGCCGAGGACGTCGGCCGCGCCGGACGGGAGGCGGGCGCCGAGGCCGGCACCGCCGCACCGTCCGCCGGGACGACCGGCCGGGCCCGGGACCCGCGCGCCGGCGGCCCCGTGGTGTCGCTGCCCTTCACGGTCCACGACGGGGGACGCGCCCGCGGCGCCCTGCTCTGA
- the serS gene encoding serine--tRNA ligase, with protein MIDLRALREDPERLRASQRARGEDPSAADRLLELDSERRSALTRFETLRAEQKSVGKSVSKASPQEREALLARAKGLAAEVKAAEAEADRLAAELDRAVAAVPNLVEEGAPEGGVDDFRVLETVGTPRTFDFTPRDHLELGEKLGAIDMERGAKVSGARFYFLTGVGAQLELALLNMAMNQAVAAGFVPMIPPVLVKPETMEGTGFLGAHADEVYRLPADDLYLVGTSEVPLAGYHAGEILPADALPNRYIGWSPCFRREAGSYGKDTRGIIRVHQFNKVEMFVYTHPDNAHEEHKRLLAWEREMLDKLELPYRVVDIAAGDLGTSAARKYDCEAWVPTQGTYRELTSTSNCTEFQARRLNVRFRDEDGKPRFAATLNGTLATTRWIVAILENHQQEDGSVVVPEALRPFLGRDVLEPVGR; from the coding sequence GTGATCGACCTTCGAGCTCTCCGAGAAGACCCCGAACGACTCCGCGCCTCGCAGCGCGCACGCGGGGAGGACCCCTCCGCCGCCGACCGGCTGCTCGAACTGGACTCCGAGCGGCGCTCCGCGCTCACCCGGTTCGAGACCCTGCGGGCCGAGCAGAAGAGCGTGGGCAAGTCGGTCTCCAAGGCGTCCCCCCAGGAGCGCGAGGCGCTGCTGGCCCGTGCCAAGGGGCTGGCCGCCGAGGTCAAGGCCGCCGAGGCCGAGGCCGACCGCCTCGCCGCCGAACTCGACCGGGCCGTGGCCGCCGTGCCCAACCTCGTCGAGGAGGGCGCCCCCGAGGGCGGTGTCGATGACTTCCGGGTCCTGGAGACCGTGGGCACCCCGCGCACGTTCGACTTCACCCCGCGCGACCACCTGGAGCTGGGCGAGAAGCTCGGCGCCATCGACATGGAGCGCGGCGCCAAGGTGTCCGGGGCGCGCTTCTACTTCCTCACCGGGGTCGGCGCCCAGCTGGAGCTGGCGCTGCTGAACATGGCCATGAACCAGGCCGTCGCGGCCGGGTTCGTCCCGATGATCCCGCCCGTCCTGGTCAAGCCCGAGACCATGGAGGGCACCGGCTTCCTGGGGGCCCACGCCGACGAGGTGTACCGGCTGCCCGCCGACGACCTCTACCTGGTGGGCACCTCCGAGGTGCCGCTGGCCGGGTACCACGCCGGGGAGATCCTGCCCGCCGACGCCCTGCCCAACCGGTACATCGGCTGGTCGCCGTGCTTCCGCCGGGAGGCGGGCTCCTACGGCAAGGACACCCGCGGCATCATCCGGGTGCACCAGTTCAACAAGGTGGAGATGTTCGTCTACACCCACCCCGACAACGCCCACGAGGAGCACAAGCGGCTGCTCGCCTGGGAGCGGGAGATGCTCGACAAGCTGGAGCTGCCCTACCGGGTCGTGGACATCGCCGCCGGCGACCTGGGCACCAGCGCCGCCCGCAAGTACGACTGCGAGGCGTGGGTCCCGACCCAGGGGACCTACCGCGAGCTGACCTCCACCTCGAACTGCACCGAGTTCCAGGCCCGCCGCCTCAACGTGCGGTTCCGGGACGAGGACGGCAAGCCGCGCTTCGCCGCCACCCTCAACGGCACGCTCGCCACCACCCGGTGGATCGTCGCCATCCTGGAGAACCACCAGCAGGAGGACGGCTCGGTCGTGGTCCCCGAGGCGCTGCGCCCCTTCCTGGGCCGCGACGTCCTGGAGCCGGTCGGGAGGTAG
- a CDS encoding STAS domain-containing protein, which yields MELKISSRSQDDLAVVTVGGEIDLYTAPRLRDELITALDEGARRLVVDMSSTEFCDSTGISVLLSAMKRSRDKGGDLELVAPKPAVMKVLEVTGLHEVFVIHPDTDALPVAAGTGTTP from the coding sequence GTGGAGTTGAAGATATCGAGCCGATCTCAAGATGACCTCGCGGTGGTAACCGTCGGAGGCGAGATCGACCTGTACACGGCACCCCGATTGCGCGACGAGCTCATCACGGCCCTCGACGAGGGGGCCCGGAGACTGGTCGTCGACATGTCGTCGACCGAGTTCTGCGACTCGACCGGCATCAGCGTCCTGCTCTCGGCGATGAAGCGCTCCCGCGACAAGGGTGGCGACCTGGAACTGGTGGCCCCCAAGCCGGCCGTCATGAAGGTCCTGGAGGTCACCGGCCTGCACGAGGTCTTCGTCATCCACCCCGACACCGACGCACTGCCGGTGGCCGCGGGGACCGGAACGACCCCGTAG